The following proteins come from a genomic window of Gimesia chilikensis:
- a CDS encoding hydantoinase B/oxoprolinase family protein: MDQIEKKWEFWIDVGGTFTDCIARSPQNEFIPFKTLSSGITKGRIQEIPDPTIIIDPSRQGDPADFWQEYQIVFLNEAGQTVHSAQVTSFDTATNSLQITPGLPESVSVSSGYELSSGEEAPVLAIRWILGLKKSEPISNVIVKLGTTRGTNALLTRNGARTAFITTKGFADVLLIGNQDRPRLFDLVIQKPEPLFESTVEINERIDSEGHVLQPPDPQIIRQQLAELKATGVESLAICLLHSFANPEHEELVARLAEEAGFDEISVSSRLSPLIKIVSRGDTTVMDAYLNPILKDYIKKLRTPLENCELKLMTSAGGLVDASHFVGKDSILSGPAGGVIGYSRVAGIAGFPRSIGFDMGGTSTDVSRFDGVYEREFETRKAGVRIVAPMLSIETVAAGGGSICGFDGIKLHVGPASAGADPGPACYGRGGPLTVTDLNLFLGKILPSRFPFTLDHSAVEQRLTAICEEIAASPMGKTYTPLELAEGFLQIANANMVRAIRNISVARGYDPADYVLVSFGGAGSQHACAIARSLGIHEVLIHPYSGILSAFGIGQADVRRFGQQSVLEIWSDELQQELQNRFATLDQSVYDEVCAEGIPPERIKAPEHSLEMRYLGTDATIQVRCQQGLDERTQFEQEHQRLYGYKHTARDIEVTAIRTEIVGLMEEPHLPAKEPVSRTPQPVETTTAYFQGQAQEAAVYLREDLQPGDQLAGPAIICEAISTVIIDPGFTAEILSRGETLMRETSPQSGGHADISTEADPVMLEIFNNLFASIAEQMGITLQKTSISTNVKERLDFSCAVFSATGDLVVNAPHIPVHLGAMSETVKRIIADNPDLGSGDVFVTNDPYRGGSHLPDVTVITPVHHPESGELVFFTASRAHHAEIGGIVPGSMPPFSKTLADEGVLIRNFKLVDHGTSREAELRELLLSGEHPSRSVADNLSDVSAQVAANNCGVTLLNDLVRRYSLPVVQAYMKHIQQAATEKMQLALAAIEDGDYSFTDHLDNGAPLCVKISIQGSRAVVDFTGTGPVLETNLNANRAIVNAAVLYVFRCLIQEDIPLNSGVLAPIEIILPECFLNPPERDSPAECAAMVGGNVETSQRTVDTLLGALGKAAASQGTMNNLTFGDETFGYYETICGGSGATADSAGTDAVHTHMTNTRLTDAEIIERRYPVRLHEFSIRTGSGGAGQHPGGDGIVRRIEFLKPLRISLLSERRGDYAPFGLDGGEPGQIGENLLQKAGTTTEESLGGKLSISVDAGDTLTIKTPGGGGYGSPGNTPAK; this comes from the coding sequence ATGGATCAGATCGAAAAAAAGTGGGAATTCTGGATCGATGTAGGCGGCACCTTCACAGACTGTATTGCCCGCTCTCCCCAGAATGAGTTCATCCCCTTTAAGACTCTTAGTTCGGGTATCACCAAAGGTCGTATACAGGAAATCCCTGATCCCACGATCATTATCGACCCTTCCCGGCAAGGTGATCCGGCAGACTTCTGGCAGGAATACCAGATCGTATTTCTGAATGAAGCGGGACAGACTGTGCATTCGGCACAAGTAACTTCCTTTGACACCGCCACCAATTCCCTGCAAATCACACCCGGTCTGCCTGAGTCTGTTTCTGTCTCTTCCGGTTATGAACTTTCATCCGGTGAAGAAGCACCGGTTCTCGCTATCCGCTGGATCCTCGGCCTCAAGAAATCCGAACCGATTTCTAATGTCATTGTGAAACTCGGCACGACACGCGGCACCAATGCTCTGCTCACCCGTAACGGTGCCCGCACCGCTTTCATCACCACCAAAGGCTTCGCAGATGTGCTCCTGATCGGTAACCAGGATCGCCCCCGGCTGTTTGATCTCGTGATCCAGAAACCGGAACCCCTGTTCGAAAGCACGGTCGAAATCAATGAGCGAATCGACTCAGAGGGGCATGTTCTCCAGCCCCCTGACCCGCAAATCATCCGCCAGCAGTTAGCAGAACTCAAAGCAACCGGTGTCGAATCACTGGCGATCTGCCTGCTGCATTCTTTTGCCAACCCGGAGCATGAAGAACTCGTCGCCCGACTCGCAGAAGAAGCAGGCTTTGATGAAATCAGCGTTTCCAGCCGACTTTCGCCACTGATCAAAATCGTCTCCCGCGGTGACACGACAGTCATGGACGCCTACCTGAATCCGATCCTCAAAGACTACATCAAGAAGCTCCGCACTCCCCTGGAAAATTGCGAACTTAAACTGATGACCTCCGCCGGTGGTCTGGTTGACGCTTCGCATTTCGTCGGCAAGGACAGTATCCTCTCGGGCCCCGCTGGAGGTGTGATTGGTTATTCCCGCGTCGCTGGAATCGCAGGTTTCCCCCGTTCGATCGGCTTCGATATGGGAGGCACCAGCACCGATGTCTCCCGCTTTGATGGCGTTTATGAGCGGGAATTCGAAACCCGTAAAGCAGGCGTGCGGATTGTTGCCCCGATGCTGAGTATCGAAACTGTCGCAGCCGGTGGTGGAAGTATCTGCGGATTTGATGGCATCAAGCTGCACGTCGGTCCCGCCAGTGCAGGCGCAGATCCGGGCCCTGCCTGCTATGGACGAGGCGGCCCCCTGACGGTGACTGACCTGAACCTTTTCCTCGGAAAGATTCTCCCGAGCCGATTTCCGTTTACTCTCGATCATAGTGCTGTCGAACAGCGTCTAACGGCGATCTGCGAGGAAATCGCTGCCTCCCCGATGGGAAAAACATACACTCCCCTCGAACTGGCTGAGGGTTTCCTGCAGATCGCGAATGCCAACATGGTACGTGCGATCCGTAACATTTCCGTAGCCCGTGGTTACGATCCTGCAGACTACGTGCTGGTCAGTTTTGGCGGCGCCGGTTCTCAACATGCGTGTGCCATCGCCCGTTCTCTGGGAATTCATGAAGTACTGATCCATCCATACTCCGGTATTCTCAGTGCCTTTGGTATCGGTCAGGCCGATGTACGCCGTTTTGGTCAGCAGTCGGTTCTTGAGATCTGGTCAGACGAATTACAGCAGGAACTGCAGAACCGCTTTGCAACGCTCGACCAGAGCGTTTACGACGAAGTCTGCGCGGAAGGCATCCCTCCGGAACGGATCAAAGCCCCCGAACATTCCCTTGAGATGCGTTACCTTGGCACCGACGCCACGATACAGGTTCGTTGCCAGCAGGGACTGGATGAGCGTACGCAGTTCGAACAGGAACATCAGCGACTCTATGGCTACAAACACACGGCCCGCGACATTGAGGTTACTGCAATCCGTACGGAAATAGTCGGACTGATGGAAGAACCCCATTTACCCGCAAAGGAGCCGGTCTCGCGTACCCCTCAACCTGTTGAAACGACAACAGCCTACTTTCAGGGACAGGCTCAGGAGGCCGCCGTTTATCTAAGGGAGGACCTGCAGCCCGGCGATCAGCTCGCAGGCCCCGCGATCATCTGTGAAGCGATCTCGACAGTAATTATCGATCCCGGCTTCACCGCAGAGATTCTGTCTCGTGGAGAAACGTTGATGCGGGAGACCTCACCGCAGTCAGGCGGCCATGCCGATATCAGCACCGAAGCCGATCCGGTCATGCTGGAAATCTTCAACAACCTGTTCGCGTCCATTGCCGAGCAGATGGGAATCACCCTGCAGAAAACATCGATTTCCACCAACGTCAAAGAGAGACTGGACTTCAGCTGCGCGGTCTTCTCCGCAACGGGAGACCTCGTCGTAAATGCGCCACATATCCCCGTTCACCTGGGAGCCATGAGTGAAACGGTAAAGCGGATCATCGCCGATAATCCGGACTTGGGATCGGGAGATGTATTCGTGACCAACGATCCGTACCGAGGCGGTTCCCATCTGCCCGACGTAACGGTAATCACTCCCGTGCATCATCCGGAAAGCGGAGAACTCGTATTTTTTACCGCCAGTCGTGCACATCATGCAGAGATCGGTGGAATTGTTCCCGGCAGTATGCCCCCCTTCTCTAAGACACTGGCCGATGAAGGTGTATTGATTCGAAACTTCAAACTGGTCGACCATGGCACCTCCCGTGAAGCGGAACTCCGTGAACTGTTGCTTTCTGGCGAACATCCTTCGCGTTCGGTGGCTGATAACCTGTCGGATGTCTCCGCGCAGGTTGCGGCTAATAATTGTGGTGTCACATTACTGAATGATCTGGTGCGTCGCTATTCCCTGCCGGTCGTCCAGGCTTACATGAAACACATTCAGCAGGCCGCCACCGAAAAGATGCAGCTTGCACTCGCTGCGATTGAAGACGGCGACTATTCGTTTACGGATCATCTTGATAATGGGGCGCCGCTCTGTGTGAAAATCTCGATCCAGGGGAGTCGTGCTGTTGTCGACTTCACAGGTACTGGACCGGTGCTGGAGACCAACCTGAATGCGAATCGCGCCATTGTGAACGCGGCAGTGCTCTATGTCTTTCGCTGCCTGATTCAGGAAGACATTCCGCTCAACAGCGGCGTACTGGCTCCGATCGAAATCATACTGCCTGAATGCTTCCTGAATCCACCCGAACGGGATTCTCCCGCCGAATGTGCCGCGATGGTGGGAGGCAACGTCGAAACTTCTCAGCGAACCGTCGATACCCTGCTCGGAGCGCTGGGCAAAGCAGCTGCCAGCCAGGGAACGATGAATAATCTCACTTTCGGCGATGAGACATTCGGCTACTACGAAACCATCTGCGGTGGTAGTGGCGCGACCGCAGACAGCGCTGGTACTGACGCCGTCCACACGCATATGACCAATACCCGACTGACTGATGCCGAGATTATCGAACGTCGCTACCCGGTCAGACTACATGAATTCTCGATCCGCACTGGATCTGGAGGGGCAGGTCAACACCCGGGAGGAGACGGCATCGTCCGACGGATCGAATTCCTCAAACCGCTGCGAATCTCACTGCTGTCTGAACGACGGGGCGATTACGCTCCCTTCGGCTTAGATGGTGGAGAACCGGGACAGATCGGGGAGAATCTGCTGCAGAAAGCAGGCACGACGACCGAGGAATCGCTGGGAGGGAAACTCTCCATTTCTGTAGATGCGGGCGATACACTGACCATCAAAACGCCAGGTGGCGGTGGTTACGGGTCACCCGGCAACACACCAGCGAAGTGA
- a CDS encoding Bax inhibitor-1 family protein, giving the protein MNNYSPDYYDQDTTAGRGMFAIDAIAEERAAFIRKTYMHLTGAIFVFMGLEFIIFSTPTLRNGVLSLFTASPWIILIAFLGASWLASSLASSAKSLGTQYLGLGLYTLAEAIIFVPILFFASQMSNQTVIPIAAVITLCIFGGLTAYVLVTGADFSFLGGGLTIALLAAIGIAIGAAIFGVSLGLWFAAAMVVLMSGFILYETSNVLHQYSTDQYVSASLALFASVATLFWYVLRIVMMFASED; this is encoded by the coding sequence ATGAACAACTACAGTCCTGACTACTATGACCAGGATACGACGGCCGGCCGCGGTATGTTTGCAATCGATGCGATTGCAGAAGAGCGCGCTGCTTTCATCCGCAAAACGTACATGCACCTGACCGGTGCGATCTTTGTGTTTATGGGACTGGAATTTATCATTTTCAGTACTCCCACCTTAAGGAATGGTGTGTTGAGCCTGTTCACCGCCAGTCCCTGGATTATTCTGATTGCCTTCCTGGGTGCCAGCTGGTTAGCCAGTTCACTGGCATCAAGTGCCAAGTCTCTGGGGACACAGTATCTGGGACTGGGGTTATATACCCTGGCGGAAGCGATTATCTTTGTGCCGATCCTGTTTTTTGCCAGTCAGATGTCGAATCAGACCGTGATTCCGATTGCGGCGGTGATTACCCTCTGTATCTTCGGGGGCTTGACTGCTTACGTGCTCGTGACGGGCGCAGACTTCTCCTTCCTGGGCGGAGGACTGACGATTGCCCTGCTGGCAGCAATCGGGATTGCCATCGGTGCCGCGATCTTTGGAGTCTCCCTGGGACTCTGGTTTGCTGCTGCAATGGTAGTGCTGATGAGTGGTTTCATTCTGTATGAAACTTCAAATGTCCTGCATCAGTACTCGACCGATCAGTACGTTTCGGCTTCACTGGCGCTGTTCGCTTCCGTCGCCACTCTGTTCTGGTACGTGCTGCGGATCGTAATGATGTTTGCTTCGGAAGACTAG
- the msrP gene encoding protein-methionine-sulfoxide reductase catalytic subunit MsrP, producing the protein MNHLLRKIWHVPEHTHTPESVYQNRKSHRREFLKMMGYGLGVAGFADLLSGCEQATKEEIEQAGAVEPLPEALQSVYPAKRNEAFKYGRPETAEIEAEEFTNFYEFTGPTSKEAWKYVGKFQTTPWAVSVEGECAKPRTFDLDDLYREMQFEERAYRHRCVETWAMCVPWTGFPLASLLKLVEPKPSAKYVAFETFNKPQEAPYMERSGAGTWPWPYTEGLTIEEAMNELAFIATGLYGKPLLKQNGAPIRLVVPWKYGFKSGKSIVKIKLTAEQPATFWNTVNPGEYGFVANVNPDQPHPRWSQRTEWMLGTEKRYDTKIYNGYGEYVGGLYTG; encoded by the coding sequence ATGAATCACCTGCTCCGAAAAATCTGGCATGTCCCGGAACACACCCACACCCCAGAATCCGTTTATCAGAATCGTAAATCGCATCGCCGTGAATTCCTCAAAATGATGGGCTACGGTCTGGGTGTCGCCGGGTTTGCTGATCTACTCTCTGGCTGTGAACAGGCAACCAAGGAAGAGATCGAACAGGCGGGAGCAGTGGAACCTCTGCCGGAAGCCCTGCAATCCGTCTATCCGGCTAAGCGGAATGAAGCATTTAAATACGGCCGCCCTGAAACAGCAGAAATCGAGGCAGAAGAGTTCACAAACTTCTACGAATTCACCGGCCCCACCAGTAAAGAGGCCTGGAAGTACGTCGGAAAATTCCAGACCACACCCTGGGCGGTCTCCGTCGAAGGGGAATGTGCCAAACCTCGCACGTTTGACCTCGATGACCTCTACAGGGAAATGCAGTTCGAAGAGCGGGCCTACCGCCATCGTTGCGTCGAAACCTGGGCCATGTGTGTTCCCTGGACCGGTTTCCCGCTGGCAAGTCTGCTCAAGCTGGTTGAACCGAAACCTTCAGCCAAGTACGTCGCCTTTGAAACGTTCAACAAACCCCAGGAGGCGCCTTATATGGAGAGAAGTGGAGCTGGCACCTGGCCCTGGCCTTATACCGAAGGCCTGACCATTGAGGAAGCGATGAACGAGCTCGCCTTCATCGCCACCGGCCTGTATGGGAAGCCGCTGTTGAAACAGAATGGAGCGCCGATCCGTCTGGTCGTTCCCTGGAAATATGGATTCAAATCAGGTAAATCGATCGTGAAGATCAAACTCACCGCAGAGCAACCCGCGACCTTCTGGAACACGGTAAATCCGGGGGAATACGGGTTCGTCGCCAATGTGAATCCGGATCAGCCTCATCCCCGCTGGAGCCAACGCACGGAATGGATGCTGGGCACCGAGAAACGCTACGACACCAAGATTTACAATGGTTACGGGGAATATGTTGGCGGCCTCTACACAGGCTGA
- the sthA gene encoding Si-specific NAD(P)(+) transhydrogenase, with translation MKFDIVIIGSGPAGQKAAIAASKLGKRVAIIERNFRGMGGVCLHKGTIPSKTMREAILYLTGYRHRDVYSKWYRRKRRVTMQDLRLKLADVAEHELEIIHDQLERNGVDIFIGEAQFVSPHEVAVDCETGRKILHGDYILVATGTKPSRPPHIPFDGETIFDSDEIIDLKQIPRSMIVVGGGVIGIEYAIMFATLGVEVTVLDGREHLLEFCDREIIDALIHHARSLGMVFRMGEEVVGIERFSDSMAAVQTESGKRLVADSVLYTVGRVGDADELNFQAAGLEPDERGRLWCNEDHQTWVPHIYGAGDIVGFPALASVSMEQGRRVICNAFNEPFEAFDLMPYGLFTIPEISMVGKTEQQLTEAHIPYEVGAARYREIARGQISGDRDGMLKILFHRETLKILGIHAIGEAATEIVHIGQTVMSFGGTIEYFRNAVFNYPTMAECYKVAAFDALEKMSLDRLFEASKTSKAAAPLNKELQETQDEASSVEVLTQTK, from the coding sequence ATGAAATTCGACATTGTAATTATCGGAAGCGGTCCCGCTGGTCAGAAGGCGGCGATAGCAGCTTCGAAACTGGGGAAGCGGGTTGCGATCATTGAACGTAACTTTCGCGGCATGGGGGGCGTCTGTCTGCATAAGGGGACGATTCCTTCCAAGACGATGCGCGAAGCAATCTTATATTTAACCGGATATCGGCATCGGGACGTCTACAGCAAATGGTATCGTCGGAAGCGGCGAGTCACGATGCAGGACCTGCGGCTGAAGCTGGCAGACGTAGCAGAGCATGAACTGGAAATCATCCATGATCAGCTTGAGCGAAACGGCGTCGACATCTTTATTGGAGAAGCTCAGTTTGTCAGCCCGCATGAAGTGGCTGTCGACTGTGAGACCGGACGCAAGATTTTGCACGGGGATTACATTCTGGTCGCTACCGGCACCAAGCCTTCGCGGCCGCCTCATATCCCCTTTGATGGCGAAACAATTTTTGATTCCGATGAAATTATCGACCTGAAACAGATTCCCCGTTCGATGATCGTGGTGGGCGGCGGTGTAATTGGCATCGAATACGCGATCATGTTCGCCACTTTGGGTGTTGAAGTTACCGTACTCGATGGTCGGGAGCACCTGCTCGAGTTCTGTGATCGTGAAATTATTGACGCTCTGATTCATCATGCCCGTTCACTGGGAATGGTTTTCCGGATGGGCGAAGAAGTTGTTGGGATTGAGCGGTTTTCCGATTCAATGGCCGCAGTGCAGACCGAGAGTGGCAAACGACTGGTGGCCGATTCGGTATTGTATACCGTGGGACGTGTGGGAGATGCGGACGAACTGAATTTCCAGGCTGCGGGGCTTGAACCGGATGAACGCGGTCGTTTGTGGTGCAACGAAGATCATCAGACCTGGGTACCTCATATTTACGGTGCGGGCGATATTGTAGGTTTTCCTGCTCTGGCCAGTGTGTCTATGGAGCAGGGACGCCGTGTAATCTGTAATGCCTTTAATGAGCCATTTGAAGCGTTTGATCTGATGCCTTACGGGCTGTTTACGATCCCGGAAATTTCGATGGTGGGTAAAACCGAACAGCAGCTGACTGAAGCGCACATTCCTTATGAAGTCGGCGCGGCACGCTATCGTGAAATTGCCCGCGGGCAGATCTCGGGTGACCGGGACGGGATGCTGAAGATTCTGTTTCACCGTGAGACACTCAAGATTCTAGGGATCCACGCGATTGGGGAAGCGGCAACCGAAATCGTACACATCGGACAGACGGTGATGTCGTTTGGCGGCACGATTGAATATTTCCGCAACGCTGTATTCAATTATCCGACAATGGCAGAATGCTATAAAGTCGCGGCTTTCGATGCACTGGAAAAAATGAGTCTGGATCGACTCTTCGAAGCATCTAAGACATCCAAAGCGGCAGCTCCGTTGAATAAAGAGCTGCAGGAGACACAGGACGAAGCGTCCTCAGTGGAAGTCCTCACTCAGACGAAGTGA
- a CDS encoding RluA family pseudouridine synthase: protein MKPAYETDLIVEDYLDGSRIDRFLSRHFRNYSTHRLQRIVQAGFAKVNGIPAEPLQRVFRGQQISILLPEPPDKTYQPEALPLEILYEDAWLVIVNKPPAMIAHPAGNIHSGTVANALQHYLDQQTGIRSLLRPGIVHRLDQFTSGILIVAKEHLGHRSLSIQFQQNRISKAYLAIIRDQPPGDHFENDAAIGEHPTQAGVCMSTHPQAKKAKSAYTRFEVLERYTGYSLVRAFPQTGRLHQIRVHLADLGFPIIADAFYGNDERLETDRCLISRQALHAEQIEFAHPVTGLKMKLSAGAPDDFHQALERLRSA from the coding sequence ATGAAACCAGCCTACGAAACCGATCTGATTGTCGAGGATTACCTTGATGGTTCCCGCATCGATCGGTTTCTCAGCCGTCATTTCAGAAACTATTCGACGCACCGTCTGCAACGCATCGTTCAGGCAGGGTTTGCCAAAGTCAATGGCATCCCTGCCGAACCGTTGCAACGAGTCTTCCGCGGTCAGCAGATCAGCATTCTCCTGCCTGAACCGCCGGACAAAACCTATCAGCCTGAGGCATTACCGCTGGAGATCCTCTACGAGGATGCATGGCTGGTTATTGTCAACAAACCGCCGGCGATGATCGCCCATCCCGCGGGGAATATCCACTCGGGTACTGTGGCTAACGCGTTACAGCATTACCTCGATCAGCAGACGGGAATCCGCAGTCTACTGCGTCCAGGAATCGTGCATCGGCTCGACCAGTTTACCAGCGGCATTCTGATTGTCGCCAAAGAGCATCTGGGACACCGCAGTCTCTCGATTCAGTTCCAGCAGAACCGGATCAGTAAAGCATATCTGGCAATCATTCGCGACCAGCCTCCGGGCGATCACTTTGAGAACGATGCTGCCATCGGTGAGCATCCCACCCAGGCCGGGGTCTGTATGTCGACACACCCGCAGGCGAAAAAGGCTAAATCCGCTTACACGCGTTTCGAAGTCCTTGAACGGTATACCGGATACTCGCTGGTCCGTGCTTTTCCACAGACGGGACGCCTGCATCAGATCCGCGTGCATCTGGCCGATCTTGGTTTTCCCATTATCGCCGACGCTTTCTATGGCAACGATGAACGACTGGAAACAGATCGCTGTCTGATTTCGCGACAGGCATTACACGCTGAACAGATCGAGTTTGCACATCCGGTGACGGGATTGAAAATGAAGCTCTCCGCGGGAGCGCCTGATGATTTCCACCAGGCGCTCGAGCGGTTACGGAGCGCCTAA